The Erigeron canadensis isolate Cc75 chromosome 4, C_canadensis_v1, whole genome shotgun sequence genome window below encodes:
- the LOC122596098 gene encoding 50S ribosomal protein L28, chloroplastic: protein MALSSIQAASTISSFSKPQSSVVRLKSSSLSNGVVGAAASSDLGFVTSQLSGLKLSSINTTNLPSSSSSSTINTLPIVARRICPFTGKKSNRKNLVSHSNHKTKKLQFVNLQYKRIWWEAGKRFVKLRLSTKALKTIEKNGLDAVAKKAGIDLSKK, encoded by the exons atggcATTATCAAGTATACAAGCAGCTTCCACAATATCCTCCTTCTCCAAACCACAGTCATCAGTAGTAAGAttgaaatcatcatcattatcaaatgGTGTGGTGGGGGCTGCCGCTTCTTCAGATTTAGGATTTGTGACTTCACAGCTCAGTGGTCTCAAGCTTTCATCCATTAACACCACCAATCTTCCTTCGTCTTCGTCTTCTTCAACAATCAACACCCTCCCTATTGTTGCTC GCCGAATCTGTCCTTTCACCGGAAAGAAATCAAACAGGAAAAATCTTGTTTCCCACTCAAACCATAAGACGAAGAAGTTGCAGTTTGTGAACCTACAGTACAAGAGAATATGGTGGGAAGCTGGCAAACGCTTTGTGAAGCTGCGTTTGTCTACCAAGGCTTTGAAGACTATTGAGAAAAACGGGCTAGATGCTGTCGCCAAGAAAGCTGGAATTGATCTTAGCAAGAAGTAG
- the LOC122595794 gene encoding delta(3,5)-Delta(2,4)-dienoyl-CoA isomerase, peroxisomal, producing MEKYSSLEIDSSSSSGVCTVYLNRPRQSNALSPEFFDEFPKALSSVDQNPNVSVIILSAKGNHFCAGIDLKALSSLTASNHSDRGRFGEKIRRDIKHMQDAITAIEKCRKPVIAAVHGACIGGGVDIITACDIRYCTQDALFSVKEVDLAITADLGSLQRLPAIVGYATAMELALTARSFSGSEAKKLGLVSEAFASKQDLYRAVMSIAQGIAAKSPLAVTGTKTVLLKSRDMSVDQGLEYVATWNSAMMLSDDLKEVASAQVQKRKPSFSKL from the exons atgGAGAAATACAGCAGCCTAGAAAtcgattcatcatcatcatcgggGGTGTGCACGGTCTACCTAAACAGGCCACGTCAGAGCAACGCACTCTCACCAGAATTCTTTGATGAATTCCCAAAAGCCCTTTCCTCTGTTGACCAAAACCCCAACGTTTCCGTCATCATCTTATCCGCCAAAGGAAACCATTTCTGCGCCGGCATCGATCTCAAAGCCCTCTCCTCACTTACCGCTTCAAATCACTCTGACCGTGGTCGCTTCGGTGAAAAGATCCGGCGTGATATAAAGCATATGCAGGACGCCATCACGGCCATCGAGAAGTGTAGGAAGCCCGTGATCGCCGCCGTTCACGGTGCTTGTATCGGCGGCGGGGTTGATATCATAACCGCCTGTGATATCAGGTACTGCACACAAGATGCGTTGTTCTCTGTGAAGGAAGTGGATCTGGCGATCACAGCTGATCTGGGGTCGCTTCAGAGGTTGCCTGCCATCGTTGGATATGCAACCGCTATGGAACTGGCTCTGACTGCCAGGTCTTTTTCCGGTTCAGAGGCTAAAAAATTGGGACTTGTTTCTGAAGCTTTTGCTTCTAAACAAGACTTGTATCGGGCTGTTATGTCCATCGCACAGG GGATTGCTGCAAAATCTCCGCTTGCTGTGACAGGGACGAAAACAGTGCTGCTAAAGAGTAGAGATATGTCGGTGGATCAAGGTTTGGAATATGTTGCTACTTGGAACTCTGCAATGATGTTATCAGATGATTTAAAGGAGGTAGCATCAGCACAAGTTCAAAAGAGAAAACCTTCATTTTCCAAGCTTTAA